Proteins from a single region of Allocatelliglobosispora scoriae:
- a CDS encoding SDR family oxidoreductase produces the protein MNLSGKTVFITGAARGIGAEVARLAAAQGATVAVAGLEPAKLSALAGEIGGLWFDCDVTDSAGLERAVAATVTATGRIDVVLANAGIANIGTVAISPVDALVRTLDVNLAGVFRTVHATLPHLRESRGHFLLVSSVAAFTALPGMAAYAASKAGVEQLGNVLRLETAHLGITVGTAHPIWIDTDMVRDFEADLPSFRAAKQRMPWPLGTTVTVQKCARLLVRGIEKRKRKVYVPGSIAVVQALRTVVLSAFADAVIRSGGRDLVPRMEAEVRALGRDFGAHAVGTARPEATP, from the coding sequence GTGAATCTCTCCGGCAAGACCGTCTTCATCACCGGCGCGGCCCGCGGGATCGGCGCCGAGGTGGCCCGGCTCGCCGCGGCACAGGGCGCCACGGTCGCCGTGGCCGGGCTGGAGCCGGCGAAGCTGAGCGCGCTCGCCGGGGAGATCGGCGGCCTCTGGTTCGACTGCGACGTCACCGATTCGGCGGGCTTGGAACGCGCGGTCGCCGCGACCGTCACCGCGACGGGCCGCATCGACGTGGTCCTCGCCAACGCGGGCATCGCCAACATCGGCACCGTTGCGATCAGCCCGGTCGACGCGCTGGTCCGGACCCTCGATGTCAACCTCGCCGGGGTCTTCCGGACCGTCCACGCGACCCTGCCGCACCTGCGCGAGAGCCGGGGCCACTTCCTGCTCGTCTCGTCGGTGGCGGCGTTCACCGCGCTGCCCGGGATGGCCGCCTACGCCGCGTCGAAGGCGGGAGTGGAGCAGCTCGGCAACGTGCTGCGGCTGGAGACGGCGCACCTCGGCATCACCGTCGGCACCGCGCACCCGATCTGGATCGACACCGACATGGTCCGCGACTTCGAGGCCGACCTGCCGTCGTTCCGGGCGGCGAAGCAGCGGATGCCCTGGCCGCTGGGGACCACGGTGACGGTGCAGAAGTGCGCGCGGCTCCTCGTCCGGGGGATCGAGAAGCGTAAACGCAAGGTCTACGTACCCGGGTCGATCGCGGTGGTCCAGGCGCTGCGGACCGTGGTGCTCAGCGCCTTCGCCGACGCCGTGATCCGTTCCGGCGGCCGGGATCTCGTCCCGCGGATGGAGGCGGAGGTCCGCGCCCTGGGCCGGGACTTCGGCGCGCACGCGGTCGGCACGGCCCGGCCGGAGGCGACCCCGTGA
- a CDS encoding transketolase family protein, which produces MRNRFVETTADLLDHDPRLAVVLAEITAAAFEPVAARHPDRVINVGIREQLLISAAGGLALTGLRPIVHTISSFLIERPFEQIKLDLNHLDVGAVLVGVGASYDVAAGGRTHQSPGDVALLDTLPGWTVHVPGHADEAEALLRHAAADGDSRVYLRLSTQVNAAARPVAPGRFATVRTGRAAVVLAVGPMLDPVLAATEGLDVTVLYASTVRPFDDAGLRAAVGAASAEIVLVEPYLAGTSVPQVARALAAAPHRTLALGVRHEELRRYGTPDDHARLHGLDPAGLRAAISAFLPVHAG; this is translated from the coding sequence ATGCGGAACCGATTCGTCGAGACCACCGCCGACCTGCTCGACCACGATCCCCGGCTCGCCGTCGTGCTCGCCGAGATCACCGCCGCCGCCTTCGAACCCGTCGCGGCCCGGCACCCCGACCGCGTCATCAACGTGGGCATCCGGGAGCAGCTGCTGATCAGCGCCGCCGGTGGGCTGGCGCTGACCGGGCTGCGCCCGATCGTGCACACGATCAGCAGCTTCCTCATCGAACGGCCCTTCGAGCAGATCAAGCTCGATCTCAATCACCTCGACGTCGGCGCGGTGCTGGTCGGGGTGGGCGCCTCCTACGACGTGGCGGCCGGTGGGCGTACCCATCAATCGCCGGGGGATGTCGCGCTGCTGGACACGCTGCCGGGCTGGACCGTGCACGTGCCGGGACATGCCGATGAGGCCGAGGCGCTGCTGCGGCACGCGGCGGCCGACGGCGACTCGCGCGTTTACCTGCGGCTCTCGACGCAGGTCAACGCCGCCGCGCGGCCGGTGGCGCCGGGGCGCTTCGCGACCGTGCGGACCGGGCGGGCGGCGGTGGTGCTCGCGGTCGGGCCGATGCTCGACCCGGTGCTCGCCGCGACCGAGGGCCTCGACGTGACGGTGCTCTACGCGAGCACGGTCCGGCCCTTCGACGACGCCGGGCTGCGCGCCGCCGTGGGGGCCGCGTCGGCCGAGATCGTGCTGGTCGAGCCCTACCTCGCGGGCACGTCGGTGCCCCAGGTGGCACGCGCGCTGGCCGCTGCTCCACATCGGACACTCGCCCTGGGGGTACGCCACGAGGAGCTCCGCCGCTACGGCACGCCCGACGACCACGCCCGCCTGCACGGGCTGGACCCGGCCGGGCTGCGCGCCGCGATCAGCGCGTTCCTGCCGGTGCACGCGGGCTGA
- a CDS encoding ABC-F family ATP-binding cassette domain-containing protein, translating into MSQALLAHDLVRTLGTRRVLDGVSLTAAPGRRIGLIGENGVGKSTLLRLLAGADEPDSGTVVRPADLGYLHQELPFEPSRTIADVLDDALREAREDLAELDRLTGAIAVSADDPALLDAYAERLDRAEEHAAWDADRRAGLVLAGLGLGRLAHDRTVGSLSGGQRGRLALAALLIRRPAALLLDEPTNHLDDEAAAFLEGQLRGLPGVVVLASHDRAFLDAVCTDLVDLDPSIDGPTRFGGGYSDYLAEKRAERQRWERRFAEEQEELAELRQAVAVTAHRVAPGRGPRDNEKMGFGHTSGRVQNQISRRVRNADRRLDELSRDQVRKPPEPLRFRGLAPVAAAADGVLLALREVRVPGRLTLDRLDIAATDRLLITGANGAGKSTLLAVLAGELAAAGEVVRRRGLRVGLLAQDTVFDRPDRTVRETYATVLGPERAEAVPLTSLGLVAPRDLGRPVGELSVGQRRRLALALLVAEPPDLLLLDEPTNHLSPRLADELEEALGSGPGAVVVASHDRWLRSRWSGRTVELRADSPVGG; encoded by the coding sequence ATGTCCCAAGCCCTGCTCGCCCATGATCTCGTCCGCACCCTCGGCACCCGCCGCGTGCTCGACGGGGTCTCCCTCACCGCCGCACCCGGCCGCCGCATCGGCCTGATCGGGGAGAACGGTGTCGGCAAGTCCACGCTGCTGCGGCTGCTCGCCGGGGCCGACGAACCGGACTCCGGCACCGTCGTGCGCCCGGCCGACCTCGGCTACCTGCACCAGGAGCTGCCCTTCGAGCCGAGCCGGACCATCGCCGACGTCCTCGACGACGCCCTGCGCGAGGCGCGGGAGGACCTCGCCGAGCTGGACCGGCTGACGGGTGCGATCGCCGTGTCGGCCGACGACCCGGCGCTGCTCGACGCCTATGCCGAGCGGCTCGACCGGGCCGAGGAGCACGCCGCCTGGGACGCCGACCGCCGCGCCGGGCTGGTCCTCGCCGGGCTCGGTCTCGGCCGGCTCGCGCACGACCGCACGGTGGGCTCCCTCTCCGGCGGTCAGCGGGGCCGCCTGGCCCTCGCCGCGCTGCTCATCCGCCGACCCGCCGCCCTGCTGCTCGACGAGCCGACCAACCACCTCGACGACGAGGCGGCCGCGTTCCTGGAGGGCCAGCTCCGCGGCCTGCCCGGTGTCGTGGTGCTGGCGAGCCACGATCGGGCGTTCCTCGACGCCGTCTGCACCGACCTGGTCGACCTGGACCCGTCGATCGACGGTCCGACCCGCTTCGGCGGCGGCTACAGCGACTACCTCGCCGAGAAGCGGGCGGAGCGGCAGCGCTGGGAGCGCCGTTTCGCCGAGGAGCAGGAAGAGCTGGCCGAACTCCGGCAGGCGGTGGCCGTGACGGCGCACCGGGTCGCGCCCGGCCGGGGACCGCGCGACAACGAGAAGATGGGGTTCGGCCACACCAGCGGGCGGGTGCAGAACCAGATCTCCCGCCGGGTCCGCAACGCCGACCGCCGGCTCGACGAACTCTCCCGGGACCAGGTCCGCAAGCCACCGGAGCCGCTGCGCTTCCGGGGCCTGGCACCGGTCGCCGCCGCCGCCGATGGCGTGCTGCTCGCGCTGCGGGAGGTCCGGGTGCCGGGCCGCCTCACCCTCGACCGGCTCGACATCGCCGCCACGGACCGGCTGCTCATCACGGGTGCCAACGGCGCGGGCAAGTCGACGCTGCTCGCGGTGCTCGCCGGTGAGCTCGCCGCCGCGGGCGAGGTGGTGCGGCGGCGCGGGCTCCGGGTCGGCCTGCTGGCCCAGGACACCGTCTTCGACCGGCCGGACCGCACGGTGCGGGAGACCTACGCGACCGTGCTCGGCCCCGAACGCGCCGAGGCGGTGCCGCTCACCTCGCTCGGCCTCGTCGCACCCCGGGACCTGGGCCGTCCGGTCGGCGAGCTCTCGGTCGGGCAGCGGCGGCGGCTCGCCCTGGCCCTGCTCGTCGCCGAACCGCCCGACCTGCTGCTGCTCGACGAGCCGACCAACCACCTCTCGCCCCGCCTCGCCGACGAACTGGAGGAGGCGCTCGGCTCCGGTCCCGGCGCGGTGGTGGTCGCCAGCCACGACCGCTGGCTGCGATCGCGCTGGTCGGGGCGGACGGTGGAGCTGCGGGCCGACAGCCCCGTCGGCGGGTAG
- a CDS encoding thiamine pyrophosphate-dependent enzyme translates to MNATALRGYDDLRPLLSLMTGDEKHDPASISTLDAIWVLYDRVLRVSPATADAQDRDWFLLSKGHGPSAYYAVLTAKGFLDPADLAGFGGIDSALGHHPDRTLLPGVEISSGSLGHGLPIGLGVALGLKAQGLGSQVWVLVGDAELGEGSNHEAIALAGALGLDNLHVVVVDNRSDTHGWPGGIAARFVVEGWAAEEVDGRDHGLLAAAYTREHGGQPLVVVAHVESKK, encoded by the coding sequence ATGAACGCCACCGCCCTTCGCGGCTACGACGACCTGCGCCCGCTGCTCTCCCTGATGACCGGCGACGAGAAGCACGACCCGGCCTCGATCTCCACCCTCGACGCGATCTGGGTGCTCTACGACCGGGTGCTGCGGGTCTCCCCCGCCACCGCCGACGCCCAGGACCGCGACTGGTTCCTGCTCTCCAAGGGCCACGGCCCCAGCGCCTACTACGCGGTGCTCACCGCGAAGGGCTTCCTCGACCCGGCCGACCTCGCCGGATTCGGCGGCATCGACTCGGCCCTCGGCCACCACCCCGACCGCACCCTGCTCCCGGGTGTCGAGATCTCCAGCGGCTCGCTCGGCCACGGCCTGCCGATCGGTCTCGGGGTCGCGCTGGGGCTCAAGGCGCAAGGGCTCGGCTCCCAGGTCTGGGTGCTCGTCGGCGACGCCGAGCTCGGCGAGGGCAGCAACCACGAGGCGATCGCGCTCGCCGGGGCACTCGGCCTCGACAACCTGCACGTCGTCGTGGTCGACAACCGGTCCGACACGCACGGCTGGCCCGGCGGCATCGCCGCCCGTTTCGTCGTGGAGGGCTGGGCGGCCGAGGAGGTCGACGGCCGGGACCACGGGTTGTTGGCGGCGGCCTACACCAGGGAGCACGGCGGGCAGCCGCTCGTCGTCGTCGCGCACGTCGAGTCCAAGAAGTAG
- a CDS encoding alpha/beta fold hydrolase, which produces MTIAFDRRGSGPPLVLIHGIGHRWQAWQPVLDRLAEHHDVVAIDLPGFGASPVPVGGMPHGMAATVAAVGEVFADLGLDRPHVAGNSLGGAISLELAADGLAASATALSPAGFFTEAERRRALRILSRMRWSTFAPGVMMRPFLRSPRGRAVSFGPIVALPGQLEHDRAVGDALAMRRGKGFRAVVRASAGYAYAGTPACPVTVGWGERDHIFGVHQLDRARERLPQARHERLPGCGHVPMSDDPAAVARLILTTTGAVSA; this is translated from the coding sequence GTGACGATCGCCTTCGACCGGCGCGGCAGCGGGCCGCCGCTGGTGCTGATCCACGGCATCGGCCACCGCTGGCAGGCCTGGCAGCCGGTCCTCGACCGACTCGCCGAGCACCACGACGTCGTCGCCATCGACCTGCCGGGCTTCGGCGCGTCGCCGGTCCCGGTCGGCGGCATGCCGCACGGGATGGCCGCGACGGTCGCCGCCGTCGGGGAGGTCTTCGCCGACCTGGGGCTGGACCGCCCGCACGTGGCGGGCAACAGTCTCGGCGGCGCGATCAGCCTCGAACTCGCGGCGGACGGGCTCGCCGCCTCGGCGACGGCGCTCTCCCCGGCCGGGTTCTTCACCGAGGCCGAGCGCCGCCGCGCCCTGCGCATCCTGTCCCGGATGCGGTGGAGCACCTTCGCGCCGGGCGTGATGATGCGGCCGTTCCTGCGGTCGCCACGGGGGAGGGCGGTCTCCTTCGGCCCGATCGTGGCCCTGCCGGGGCAGCTCGAGCACGACCGGGCGGTCGGCGACGCGCTCGCGATGCGGCGCGGCAAGGGCTTCCGCGCGGTGGTCCGGGCCTCCGCCGGGTACGCCTACGCGGGCACCCCGGCCTGCCCGGTCACGGTGGGGTGGGGTGAGCGGGACCACATCTTCGGCGTACACCAGCTGGACCGGGCCCGGGAGCGCCTGCCGCAGGCCCGCCACGAGCGCCTGCCCGGCTGCGGGCACGTGCCGATGAGCGACGATCCGGCGGCGGTGGCGCGTTTGATCCTCACCACAACGGGCGCCGTTTCGGCGTAA